The proteins below are encoded in one region of Flavobacterium nackdongense:
- the lpdA gene encoding dihydrolipoyl dehydrogenase: MKYDIIVLGSGPGGYVTAIRASQLGFKVAVIEKESLGGICLNWGCIPTKALLKSAQVFDYLKHASDYGLTVSSFDKDFPAVVQRSRNVAQGMSKGVTFLMKKNKIDVIFGFGKLKAGKKIDVTDEAGKITEYSADHIIIATGARSRELPNLPQDGVKVIGYRQAMTLPTQPKKMIVVGSGAIGVEFAHFYNSMGTEVTIVEFMPNVVPVEDEDISKQFEKSLKKSGIKVMTNSSVERIDTTGAGVKAFVKTAKGEEILEADILLSAVGIKTNIENIGLEEVGIATDRDKVLVNEYNQTNIPGYYAIGDITPGQALAHVASAEGINCVEKIAGMHVEPIDYGNVPGCTYATPEIASVGLTEKKALELGYEIKVGKFPFSASGKAQASGNSDGFVKVIFDAKYGEWLGCHMIGAGVTDMIAEAVVARKLETTGHEILKAIHPHPTMSEAVMEAVADAYGEVIHL; this comes from the coding sequence ATGAAATACGATATTATAGTTTTAGGAAGTGGCCCAGGCGGATATGTAACGGCTATCAGAGCATCACAATTAGGCTTTAAAGTGGCCGTAATCGAAAAAGAAAGCCTTGGCGGAATCTGCTTGAATTGGGGTTGTATCCCTACGAAAGCTTTATTAAAATCGGCTCAGGTTTTTGACTACTTAAAACACGCCTCCGATTATGGATTGACTGTTTCTTCCTTCGATAAAGATTTCCCAGCGGTTGTTCAACGTAGCCGAAATGTGGCGCAAGGAATGAGCAAAGGAGTCACTTTCTTGATGAAAAAAAATAAAATCGACGTTATTTTTGGTTTCGGAAAACTAAAAGCCGGAAAAAAAATAGATGTTACTGATGAAGCGGGAAAAATTACGGAATATTCAGCAGACCATATTATCATTGCTACTGGTGCTCGTTCTCGTGAGTTGCCCAACTTGCCTCAAGATGGCGTAAAAGTAATTGGATACCGTCAAGCGATGACATTACCTACACAACCTAAAAAGATGATTGTTGTTGGTTCTGGAGCTATAGGTGTGGAATTTGCACATTTCTACAACTCAATGGGAACAGAAGTGACTATTGTAGAATTTATGCCCAATGTAGTACCTGTTGAGGACGAAGATATTTCAAAACAATTTGAAAAATCATTGAAAAAATCAGGAATCAAAGTGATGACAAATTCTTCTGTAGAGCGCATTGATACTACTGGTGCCGGAGTTAAAGCATTTGTAAAAACAGCCAAAGGAGAAGAAATCTTGGAAGCTGATATTTTATTATCTGCCGTTGGAATCAAAACCAACATCGAAAACATAGGATTGGAAGAAGTAGGAATTGCTACCGATAGAGATAAAGTATTGGTCAATGAATACAACCAAACCAATATTCCTGGATACTATGCTATTGGTGACATTACGCCGGGTCAGGCATTGGCGCACGTTGCTTCAGCTGAAGGAATTAACTGTGTAGAGAAAATTGCAGGAATGCACGTGGAGCCTATCGATTATGGGAACGTTCCGGGTTGTACTTATGCAACTCCTGAAATTGCTTCTGTTGGATTGACTGAAAAGAAAGCTTTAGAATTAGGATACGAAATTAAAGTGGGTAAATTCCCATTCTCGGCTTCTGGAAAAGCGCAAGCTTCTGGAAATTCAGATGGTTTTGTAAAAGTAATATTCGATGCCAAATACGGTGAATGGTTGGGTTGTCATATGATTGGTGCTGGTGTTACCGATATGATTGCCGAAGCTGTTGTAGCTCGTAAACTTGAAACTACAGGTCACGAAATCCTAAAAGCTATTCACCCTCACCCTACAATGAGTGAAGCGGTTATGGAAGCTGTTGCTGATGCTTATGGTGAAGTGATTCATTTGTAG
- a CDS encoding isopenicillin N synthase family dioxygenase produces the protein MQNIPSVDLRDFLSDDPKRKQKFVNEIGNAFEEIGFVALKGHFLDNQLVEELYGEIRNFFALPIEIKNSYEIPGIGGQRGYVSFGKEHAKGRKEGDLKEFWHFGQYVDKDSKYASEYPENVIVKELPRFNIVGKEAYQMLEKTGIYVLRALALHLGLDEFYFDEYAKEGNSILRPIHYPPITAEPENAIRAAAHGDINLITLLMGAQGRGLQVQNHDGQWIDAIAQPDELVINVGDMLSRHTNNKLKSTIHQVVNPPRELWGTSRYSIPFFMHPVSEMKLDCLENCIDAENPKQFDAITAGEFLYERLVDLGLIKK, from the coding sequence ATGCAAAACATTCCTAGTGTTGACTTGCGTGATTTCCTTTCGGATGATCCGAAACGTAAACAAAAATTTGTAAATGAAATCGGAAATGCTTTTGAAGAAATTGGTTTTGTTGCCTTAAAAGGACATTTTTTAGACAACCAATTAGTCGAAGAATTGTACGGCGAAATCAGAAACTTTTTTGCTTTGCCAATAGAAATCAAAAATAGTTACGAAATACCAGGCATCGGGGGGCAAAGAGGCTATGTTTCTTTTGGTAAAGAACACGCCAAAGGCCGAAAAGAAGGTGATTTGAAAGAATTTTGGCACTTTGGACAATATGTGGATAAAGACTCTAAATACGCCTCTGAATATCCAGAAAATGTAATTGTTAAAGAATTGCCACGCTTCAATATCGTTGGAAAAGAAGCCTACCAAATGCTCGAGAAAACAGGCATTTATGTATTAAGAGCTTTAGCTTTGCATCTCGGCTTGGACGAATTTTATTTTGATGAATATGCCAAAGAAGGAAACTCCATTTTGCGTCCCATTCATTATCCACCGATAACGGCGGAACCCGAAAATGCAATCCGCGCCGCAGCGCACGGTGATATCAATTTAATTACCCTTTTGATGGGTGCGCAAGGTCGTGGACTGCAAGTGCAAAATCACGATGGACAATGGATTGATGCCATTGCACAGCCCGACGAATTGGTGATTAATGTGGGCGATATGTTATCCCGGCACACTAATAATAAATTAAAATCTACCATTCACCAAGTGGTCAATCCGCCGCGAGAATTATGGGGAACTTCACGCTATTCAATACCGTTTTTTATGCATCCGGTCAGTGAAATGAAATTAGATTGTTTAGAAAATTGTATCGACGCCGAAAATCCAAAACAATTCGATGCCATTACAGCCGGAGAATTTCTATATGAAAGATTAGTTGATCTGGGCTTAATCAAAAAATAG
- a CDS encoding APC family permease — translation MNRNLKNTLIAFGIPTIYAVVLRLLFGIKDWNGIFSVMSTTFLFFLPSIIGALTIYLSDKDKVKKISYRIFAPWIPIFLFLAITLLLAIEGWACWLMILPVFLIAASIGGLVGGYLKLNKINDRLNVSILIFLPLLISPIEQLIEKIPGTYDAYTYIDINSNAYKIWNNVTRVKTIEKEDDTGYLTEFLGFPRPLKAELNFKGIGAYREAIFTNGLIFRETVTEYQENKKMVFSIRANTYEIPSTTLDEHILIGGKYFDVLDGTYELEKLEKNKYRLHLYSKFKMNTTFNFYAGWWGKIIMQDIQNNILRIEKKRAEE, via the coding sequence ATGAACAGAAATTTAAAAAACACATTAATTGCTTTTGGAATTCCAACAATTTATGCAGTAGTCTTAAGATTATTATTTGGCATCAAGGATTGGAATGGTATATTTTCAGTAATGTCGACCACTTTTCTGTTTTTTCTTCCTTCAATAATTGGGGCGTTAACCATTTATTTATCAGACAAAGATAAAGTCAAAAAAATAAGTTATAGAATTTTTGCCCCTTGGATTCCTATATTTCTTTTTTTAGCAATCACCCTTTTACTCGCAATTGAAGGTTGGGCTTGTTGGTTGATGATTCTTCCTGTTTTTCTGATTGCAGCTTCTATCGGAGGTCTAGTAGGTGGTTATTTGAAACTTAATAAAATAAATGACAGATTAAATGTTTCTATATTAATTTTTCTCCCTTTATTAATATCACCTATTGAACAATTAATTGAAAAAATACCGGGAACATATGATGCATATACATATATTGATATTAATTCTAACGCATACAAAATTTGGAATAATGTAACTCGAGTAAAAACTATAGAAAAAGAAGATGATACTGGATATTTAACAGAATTTTTAGGGTTTCCAAGACCTTTAAAAGCTGAATTAAATTTCAAAGGAATTGGCGCTTACAGAGAGGCTATTTTTACAAATGGCTTAATCTTTAGAGAAACCGTTACAGAATATCAAGAAAATAAAAAAATGGTGTTTTCTATTAGAGCAAACACATATGAAATACCATCCACTACTTTGGATGAGCATATTTTAATAGGTGGCAAATATTTTGATGTTTTAGACGGAACTTACGAACTTGAAAAACTAGAAAAAAACAAATATCGTTTACATTTATACAGTAAGTTTAAAATGAATACAACCTTTAATTTTTATGCTGGTTGGTGGGGAAAAATCATTATGCAGGATATTCAGAATAATATTTTAAGAATTGAAAAAAAAAGGGCAGAAGAATAA
- a CDS encoding pyridoxamine 5'-phosphate oxidase family protein: MGKQLDQITTELQEFIEKQKVFFVGTACAEGTINVSPKGTDSFRIIDSTTIVWLNLTGSGNETAAHVLKNNRMTIMFCAFEGKPMILRLYGKAKIYHKRDSSFHNYSSLFPVNAGAKQIIEMNLELVQTSCAMLSLFWISKPNAPH, translated from the coding sequence ATGGGAAAGCAATTAGATCAAATTACAACAGAATTACAAGAGTTCATTGAAAAGCAAAAAGTATTTTTTGTTGGAACCGCTTGCGCTGAAGGAACAATCAACGTATCTCCAAAAGGTACTGACTCCTTTAGAATAATTGATAGTACAACAATTGTTTGGTTGAATCTAACAGGTAGTGGAAATGAAACTGCAGCCCATGTATTAAAAAATAATAGAATGACTATCATGTTTTGTGCCTTCGAAGGAAAGCCAATGATTTTGAGACTATATGGAAAAGCAAAAATATACCATAAAAGAGATAGTAGTTTTCACAATTATTCCAGTTTATTCCCAGTTAATGCAGGTGCCAAACAAATAATCGAAATGAATTTAGAATTAGTTCAAACTTCTTGTGCTATGCTGTCCCTTTTTTGGATTTCAAAGCCGAACGCACCACATTAA
- a CDS encoding acyl-[acyl-carrier-protein] thioesterase, translating to MPISPNFSSIFIKNWEINFTQCLPNGYLKHTDLCNILQLTAAAHAEVGGISFSDMQAFNQAWVLSRIRVEITELPKWKDTVTVRTWINTLENSRSVRALELYVNGKKMVGCVTFWAVFNTKIRRPEALALPYEHFELYPERIATKKSISKINFNNDSELIFEKSVAISDIDIVNHVNNVKYLEWCLDLVDENLILNQKIESFEMNFLKELSLQDKVGIYKNKTADSIIFNINKSEKTCFALRLNIL from the coding sequence ATGCCTATTTCACCTAACTTTAGTTCTATTTTTATCAAAAATTGGGAAATTAATTTTACTCAATGTTTGCCCAATGGGTATTTAAAACACACCGATTTATGTAATATTTTGCAATTGACGGCCGCTGCTCATGCCGAAGTGGGCGGTATCAGTTTTTCGGATATGCAGGCATTCAATCAGGCTTGGGTTTTGAGCAGAATTCGAGTAGAAATCACTGAATTGCCCAAGTGGAAAGATACTGTAACGGTGCGAACTTGGATCAATACTTTGGAAAATTCACGCTCCGTTCGTGCCTTGGAACTATATGTAAACGGTAAAAAAATGGTAGGATGCGTTACCTTTTGGGCGGTGTTTAATACCAAAATTAGAAGGCCCGAAGCTTTGGCTTTACCCTACGAACATTTTGAATTGTACCCCGAAAGAATTGCGACAAAAAAATCAATCTCCAAAATTAATTTCAACAACGATTCCGAGTTGATTTTTGAAAAGTCTGTTGCTATATCGGACATAGATATTGTCAATCACGTCAATAATGTAAAATATCTGGAGTGGTGCTTGGATCTTGTTGATGAAAATTTGATTCTAAATCAAAAAATAGAAAGTTTTGAAATGAATTTCTTGAAGGAATTATCACTCCAGGATAAAGTCGGCATTTATAAAAACAAAACCGCCGATTCCATCATTTTTAACATCAACAAAAGCGAAAAAACTTGTTTTGCTTTACGACTTAATATCCTATAA